The nucleotide window GAGCATCCGCCTTTTGTCTCGATTAGAAACATCAAGTCTAAAGAGCTGGTATCAACACAACACTTATAAGTAGCctagtgtgtgcatatgcagtCTATATGTGTATAAAGTGAAAGTAATATGTAAGATATGCAGCACTATACGTATTGATGTGACAGTGTTTATTATGATCTTATCCTGCCAAATCTTGTTAAACCATGTGCAACATTGGAGAGGTTTATGTACATTCTCAAAGATAgtaaacgtgtttttttttgtctgtctgacagagacagacagcaagGATTATCAGCGTGATCAGTTAACCCCCAGCTGAAGGCTACCAACACAGTCATATAGCTTGTGATTTCAACACATTCTACAtgctgcagacgttgtgttGTAGGACTAGTTTACACAGAGCCCCAAAGCCTTTGCCCAGAGAAACCGGACCACATTCACACATTATTCTCTGTCTGGTCGCAAAAACAGGGCAACAGTAACAGAATAGGTCTGcgtcatttattttataatctGTATCAGAATATGAGTTTATTAGGTTTAAATACAATTTTTGGATTTGAATATTTCATACGCACAATAATTCTATAGAAGGGTGAACTGTAACAAGCATACGTCTAGCATAGcaggtattttattttaatacacAACAACGATGGCACACGTTTAGAGCCAAATGACAAGTTAATCTAAaaaatgtgtctgtgcgtcAAATCACTATTGCATGTTACAAAATGATATGGCATGCCGTGCTATCCTACGTTATTCTAGTTTAACCAAAAATGATACAGCATAGTTTAGATTAGAATACATCTATTGCTGTCTGCGTCCTAAACTGCTGGGGATGGGTAGGCGCCCTGTGTTCCGGTGCAACTCatttaaaaactaaaaaactGGTGGAACAAGATTGGGAGGCCTGTCTATACTCAGCAGCCCTCTGTCTATGTACtacagaagacacacacaccctctctctgcaAGTCCTAgccagtggttgtgtgtgtgtgtgtgtgtgtgtgtgtgtgtgtgtgtgtgtgtgtgtgtgtgtgtggtgtgtgtgtgtgtgtgtgtgtgtgtgtgtgtgtgtgtgtgtgtgtgtgtgttgcaatgtgaaactgaaaacacattttccaaCTTGTGAAATGTCTTTAAACCATTCCTTTAACTGTGAATCCTTATTTCTTTAGAAAGGAGGGATTCACCTGTGAGACCTGGTTCACCgattcattcagtcattcattcaGTCCTACACTCTGCCAGGGCCGGTGCCTGCCTGTTGCTCATACACAATAGTGTACTTACCACAACACGGATGCTTATCCCTGTGTGTGATACAGCTAGAGAGAGCCTTTAATCTGAAGGCAATTAGAGGGAGTTCTGAAAACGTCTCTTCTCCATGAAGTAAAGGCAAGGACCAGCCCTCTAGGACCACGCCGTATTATACACTTAAATGTGAAATGTTCAGCTTGTTTAGAATACATCAGAACTCACTGAAGCAGGGGAATAGGAGGCTGGCTTTTGAAGGGGAAGTCTTGGCTCCAGTGATGTTGGCCCCGTCTTGACCCAGATTAATACTTACACTGCATAAAACCTGTACCTTATAGTGAggcttaaaaagaaaaacaatctgGGGAAActttatggaaaaaaaatacaGCTAAATCACTATGTCTGAGCTACAGAATTGGCCAAAAGACTAAGATTAGGGCTGCTAAATACTATCAATGCATCTACGTTTTGTTGAAATAAATATCAGGTAGGAATCTCGCTGAACGCTGCCTATAGATAGACTGCCAACGTTGGGGTTTGAACCTACAACCTTTGGCCCATGACTGATCTCAGCCATTTGAAAGACAGGACCACAGAAGAGTCAAATGTCAATGGTTTCACTGGTTTCTTAAGGTAATGATGAATTCCGATAACCTTGAATGTCTGCAGATGGGAAGCAGCAGTGACACTCCCAAGGAGATCCAAGAACCGACCAATTGCTCTCCCCGCCTCTCTCCACAACTTATATGCCGAGCAAGTGTCTGGACACAATTAACGATAACGAAACGAGTCTGGAAGGAAATCCGTGGTGGGGTGGAAATGTTGAGAAAGTGAggaagtgtgaatgtgtgtcttgtCAGCAACCGTTAATGCGTCCACTGAGTATGTGTGAAAGCACGTGTGTTGAAGGTTAGACACATTGACATACGACCTAGACGAATAATAAGACCTATTTCGACAGACATAAAAGGGGAAATCTACCCAAAAATACAACTACAGATTACAGATCTGGTAATTTGCCCACCAGGTGGGCTTTCCTGACCTTGATCTGATCAAATCTCTCTGCCCTATTCTCCTTCAGTCCATCGCGTGGCGGGAGCGGTGCCAGACTGGCACGTGGGCAGACTGAGGGGCATCTGGAGCAGTGCCCGGGATATGAGTCTTGCGTACGGGATACGAGCCCTGTGCCCGGGATACGACTACGAGCCTTGTCCCCGAGGAGAAGAGCCTTTCTTTGCAGACCCTGGCTGCTGATTCCACAAGGGCATCTCCAACTCCTCATAACGGAGGGTTCTACGGGCCTAGCTCGTCCACTTAGATATTTTTATTTCCGCTCAACCTGTAGGCCGCCGATATTTTTAGATGACGTCCCTTCAAAGACAGATTCACAACAGGTCCTCATAGACGCATAGCGTTACGCGTATAGTTCTAGGACGATTTAATTTGTGCACATGGTGTGAACGGACATTATTTCAAGattaaaccaaaataaatgatagatcaAAGAGAAATATATTTTCGATTTTGTAAACCAATGTCCGTTTCTCTCATTGATGCACCATCCTCGTAACGAAGCCTAACAGCATTTCAGCGGCTACCGCGTGTTAGATCAAATAATGAGCAGAATGAAAAAATATGATCACATGAATAAGCACAACTACAACGATTTAGGCTAATACAAGATCATGTGTGGCTGCAACATGAATGAAGATTTAAAAtagtgaaaaaaaatctcagtCTTTCACACACGAGGAACGACCCCATCGCATATCAGAAGTCGAGGCGTTTTAAGTCAACATTGTACATCCTTTTTTAAGGGACTGATGAAAAATCCCATCTGGCcgggaaaataaaccctgcgTTAAAAGAAGGTGTGCCATCTTCCCCGCACATAGCTGTGATGTGTCTGACAGCTGGAACCCTACCTGAATCGAGGGGAGTCCTTTATACATTCTTCAAAGTCCACCGTCATATTTGCGTTGTATATGTTTTATTCCTCCTTCAGTGAGTCAATGGCATTGCCCGCGGCGGTTGTCACTTGCTCGGGCAAAATAAATGCGACTGGTATTCCCTTGCGCCCAATGGTCGTGGACACGCTGTGAAACAGAATGCAGGCTCAATGCATGACAGAttactactacagtactgcCGCTGCCTGCCGCCACCaactgttgccagattgggccagattgggcggaaaatatggcccaatctggcaacgctgacGCCACCACTGCCGAGAAGAGGCGTAACTTCACCACAAAGCGCACGATCAATGCCTGGAACGGGATCCTTTAAATTAGCGTTTGGGGGAGAGAGGCGGAACTTTCAGTAACATAGGTCTGGGGCAGGATATGGCAGGATTTCTGGTTGGAAGGATATCCGTTACCGTTCCATGTTTTGGATATTGCTTTGTCACTTTCTTAGCCAAAAATTCCATATATATTCTTTAtgtctctgttttgttttttccttgtttttttaaattcctTGTACTGGAAATTGGCGTACATAGCGCATATGATGTAATAGACCGGATATTGCGTTGTAGTTGTCCGGGATAACGCTACGATTCAGTGTACAACTACTCAGTCGGAGCGGAAGGAATCAAGGGATATTCAAATATACTCTCTGGCAAACACTTAATCTATCTCAACATTTTTAATTATTGTTTAAATTTGATTCATTTTACAAATTTATGATGTGTATATTCTGCTCCGAATGGTTATCGTTCCGTGCATTAATTGTCAGTATATATGTTTTTAGGAAAATGCGCATTGAATTGATGAGAGAAACCAAAAACAAGTTTCCATGTAAAATATTATACATTTGGTTACATGTGCCAGAAATCATATTAATTTGCTTGTTTACAACACGGAAACACCCCTCTTTGAATCATCGTGACGAAATCATTGAAAGACCCGTCCCCTCcttatttgaaaaaaatctttgcgtcaaataaaatattgtatCACAAGATGTGGGGTAGACGTGCATTCAAATCAACATATCAGGATAGTGAACCCGAGCGAGAAAACTGTGCCTGTGCAAAATACTTTTATGCAGGCACATGTTGGCCAGGTCAGACGGCAGTCCAACTCCGTATTGTCAAAAAATAAACAGTGGTGACATGAAGTGCAAGCCTCGATGCGGACGCACCAAGGTCACGTTCTCAGTAATTACGGACGTCAACATCGCCGACCGATGTAATAGTTTTCATTCTGTGCGCATTATCTCTGCAATAATCAGCCGCGTGTTCTATCGGATTGGAGGATCCGAACACGTGGAGCCAAGATCACTGCAATAACAATCCGCCCTTGGTCGCATCTCATGCCGTTTTCATCATCAAAGCAATTTCATTTCATTCGTAACCAAAGTTATAAACACAAAGCTTTTTGAGGAACCATGCAAACGAATCTTTTACTGTTCAGAAAATCGGGACGCCATGCACAACTGCGCACGCTATCTGATATTTTTCCAATACATTGGAACAAAATATAGGTAAACTTCTTGTGTACTTTCAGTGAATAGCGTGCCTATTAGTCTGAATACGATTGTAAAGCCTACGGTACCCATCTCCCAACAGTGGTGTAGTGAGGTCTCCCCCACATCAGCAGCAAAAGAAAGGGGTTCAGAACCATATAGAGGTGAGTTTACTTGGTCGGAGGCTAAAGTTGCCCGTTTGTAGACACTGTTATACTTTTATCTCAATTAAACTTGCAATGGAGAAAAGACATGCCGTTCTATTGTGATTGTAATGAAGGTGTTGTAACACATGATAATTAAAGGTATTCTTTCCCTATCACACATCTGCTGCCATAATGTGTTGTTGATGATTCATCTTTTCCTCAAAAATGTCCCATCTAGGATAAATAAAGTACCATCTTATCATTTTACACTGCTCTAGTTGTCCCTAATTTACcattctccctcttcctcccttggTGCTATTGGCTTTTCTTGGCAGGATGCGGTGAGGCGGTTGAAACCAGTCAACCCagtgtctctgtccgtctccagCAGAACTGATAGTGGTGTCCACGCCCTCTCTAACTCCGCCCATCTGGACCTCCAGCGCAGCAATGATAAACCGCCGTTTACTGATGACGTGCTCCTCGAAGCCCTCAACTTCCACCTGCTGTCGGAGGAGATCAGGTGAGTCCTAGCAGAGGCTTCTTTCACTACACATGAGAAGAGCAACGTGGGATTGAAACAGCTGCATTACATGCGCCGTTGATAACCTGTGCCCATCACAGCCCTCTTTTAAACCTGTGTACcatataaataaaagcaaaaagaTAATTCCGAAATTGTGCATTTCTGGTTTATATTCAGATGAATGCAAGTTTGCGAAACATGTTTCTAGGTGATTACGTTAGCAGCCTCACATTAGGAAGCATTGTATCAATTCTTTATAAGTGCTAACAGTTCAGAGGCCATTAAAAAGCCATATGTTATTTGAATCGCCCATATAACCGACTTAATGTCAACATAAAAATGGAAACGATTCATAGTAAGTATCGCCTTTTTAGCGCCTGTCTGAAGTAAataaggagtggaggaggaaatTGATTTTATgagcagatggagagagggtgagtgtgaGATCTGTATCATATGGCCTCATATGGAGAATGAAAAGAAGAAAGCATAGAAACCAAATAGAGGGGACTAGGCAGTCTGAATCACACACTGCTGATTACCTGAACCCTGAATGGGGCTTACAGGAGTGTGGAAGCTCTATGCCAATGAACAAATTTTACCTTACAGAATAAGTCAATCACTACCACGGCCTCAATTTACTTTCCTGTTGTTTTGTTACCCGTTGGTGTACCGAATTGGGTCATTtattaggcccaatcccatttctaccccttaccccttccccttaccctcccccttgttttgaagggtaaggcccaatcccatttctaccccctacgccttccccttaccccttcaaaacaagggggagggggaaggggaagggggaaggggtagaaatgggattgggccttaaaagAGAGAAGTCTTCATGAAAGGCATAGTCAGGGATTTGGTTTAAAGTTTAGTTTCTAAAATATGAAACAAAGAGCATTTTCCCAGGAGAATAAAGGCAAAAATGAGCAATTTGCAAAAATTTTGCTGAGCCACACAATGTCTTAGTTGTCATATATGAACCACTGCATGGTCAGTAACACTCACTGATCATGCGGTTCAGAAGCTCCCCAGttgagctgctggaggacacgCACATTAACAGGCTGATATATATAGGgcagcatcctcctcctccaccaccaccaccacctaatgTGACAATAAAGTAACAGCCGGACATCAAAAGATAAGGGtcatatcaaataaaaaatatgtgtaTTATTTTAAACTGTAATAATGGTGAATAAATGTGGAATTTCCCTTGAGGAATTTGAATTTCAATTGATGTCCCTCTGGATGATTCACAGTTGCGTAACTTAGTTTGTCAAGGCTGCCTCCGCATGTGGGACTGTGGTGGAAGTGGCCCATATTTGGTCAGGCCCCAGTGGAAAGTGTTTGTTTCCTTTGTGATGCTAACCGTCATAACATAAGCTGCTACATGATATTCCCAGTCGGCAGTGGCCCTCAATGCTATTTCTGCATTCTGACAATGGATCTGTGTGGTGCTGCAATGTTGACATTTAGGACAATTAACAGCGCATTGGCTTTCATGCTGGCATTTACACAGTCATAGTGTGACAATTAAGGGACGAAACGATATCTGGGAAGATGAATGTGTAATTTGTATTGAGTAATAATTTATTGAGAATTGGGAATGATTATTATAACatattaatttttaattttttatctaCAACAGATCTTGGGAAATTTCCTAAATGCTAAAAACTGAGCCTGCTGTATTAACCATTTTGCTTCCTCAGGGTCACCCGTGCTCAGCGCGTGCCCGCTGACTTCCACGCCCGTTACCGCGCCCAGTCCCGGACCTACGTCTACCGGATAGCCCTGGGCACCCCCCACCACTCACAGCTCCCCCTGACCGACCACAGCTTGTGCTGGGGTCTCCAAAATACGTGAGTCCAGCCCCTCATCTCGTCATCCCCGCATCCACACATTTACCGTAATTACATGAATGAAACTTGTACAAAGAGTGAATCGAAAAAGACAGTGACTTCCTCCAAACAGCAGCCACTGGATGGCATTTTGAAGCGTTATTCCAAAAAACTTGAATTTCAACCAATTCAAACGTTTCAGAAATGAAATGTCTCCGTCGCGACAGCGCTATTTAAATATTTCATGATGGGGGAGTATTGCCACTATTAGGCTACAATGTTTGGGGTGAATCTATTTGTTCTTTTTGTACTGGCACAGAGGAAAGAATTACCTCACATCCACAGGATAAATGGTTGCAAATGCAACCATTCTGGTTGCAGTCTTGAGCCCTGCATGTAATCTTTTGACCCTATCGACCAAAAGCACAGAACAGAATCATTGATTTGTTATGCTGCAGCTTTCAATGCAAAACACCACGTGGATACATGTACTTTAAAAAGGGAATTTGTGGCCTTTCACCGTTGCGCCCTATATAcaggtttgtttttttcaagcCTAGGTTGTTTGCAGGTGCGGCTTAGGTCTGATGCTCTTTTCGCGTCACCGAGGTACATCCTTTTTTCCCATCCTTTCATTATCCTTCCTTCAGCTGAGAGAGATGGTGCGAGAGGGAGATACGGTTTGTGGATTCCTTCATTAGAATTGGAAAAAAAAGAGCTGAGAATGGACAacaaggtgcacacacacatgcacacacaatgctATGTGGTGCACGATCAATGCTATGTTGTGTGCACACAAAATGCTAtgtggtgcacacacacgcaaacacaatgctatttggtgcacacacacgcacacacaatgctatgtggttcacacacacgcacacacaatgctaTGTGGTGCACGATCAAAGCTatgttgtgtgcacacacaatatatatatatgtatatgtgtgcaccatatatatatatatggtgcaCACATTATgctatgttgttcacacatatatgcacacacaatgctatgtggtgcacacacacatgcacacacaatgctATGtggtatgcatgcacacacataaacacacaatgcTATGTGGTGTGCACACACAATGCTATTTGGTGTGCACACACAATGCTATTTGGTGCACACACAATGCTATGTGGTGCACAGGAGCATGCACAAACAATAATatgtggtgcacacacacatctacacacacaatgctatgtggtgcacacacaatgacacgtTAGCACATCAAAGATGTGCACGTGCCATGCGAGCACGACAACACGACAGCCCACACAGAGTTGAACTGTTTCCACGTGGAGTGCTGACTCGTGTAGGCGCTCATGCATAGTGCTTCATCATGCTCAGTGTTTAGGCGCAGCAGGCGACCAGAAGCCGTGACGTACTGCTTTTTGTTCTTCTGCCTgcctcactttttttttttaaggagaaACTAGGGCAAGATAGCTGCAGGCTTATGCAGAACAACACCCACACGTTTTATAGTTTTTGCCTCTTGCTTCTCTGCTCCCCTTCTTCCATTTAACTCCCATGTTTGTTTCTCCAATCTGGATGATTTAATAATTGTATTCCATCGTACCTAAAATTAAAAAGGCCTGTTTCATTCGTTTTCATCATTGGTTTGCAAGACATCGTTGGATATACAAACCACACTCTCTTCTTTTAAATCCTCTTCAGTATTCCACCCTCTCTGAGACAAAAAAGTAGTTTAATTTAACTTTGTTTTATTGATTGCAAAACTTAATGCAAGAAGTTTATCGATTTTATTTCTTAAAGCTTGAGCCCATCCTATATGGTATAAAACACTGTACAACTTTTATGTTAAACCTTTAAATACAGCGTGTCCGTCTTGTTTGAGGTGTTAATTAAATCCGCTTTCGGGAGAACAACACACCAAACCCTGCGCTATGTCTATCAACAGGTCTATGTCTATCACCTTTCAAGCCTTTGCTATAAGCTGTGAGAGCTGCAGGCTACTGTAAAGAGCTTAAGAGACACTTTGTTTGTTTCTCCTCCGCGCGGGTCTCCCTCATGTTCGCTCTCTCTGGTCACACACCCTACAGGAAAAACAGGCCTTAGAATAAGAATATGAAGGTAAAGCTATGGAAGCAACATGCTCCCCTGAACATAACGCTGCTGAACAGGTACACATAATGAGCAGAATCACTTTAACTCTCCCCTTGTTAGCCCTTTTCACGCATAGTTAATAGTTCACATCCAGAAGTTGACATGATAACACTGCCAATCACATCAACGCCGTTCGGTTCCAAAGAAATGCTTCTAGTTTCTGACTTTTGATAACCACAAAATATGGTTTATGTTTACTATCTAGCTTTGGAAAAAATACTGTCCAGACCTGATGACCCACGTTACTCTTATCAGGGAGTTGAACGTGAAGGCCATGAACGAGGCAGCCTCCCTGCTGGTGGGGACGCACGACTTCAGCAGCTTCAGGGCTGTGAACTCCGATATGCCCTTTAAAAGCCCCGTCAAGACCCTGGACCTCGCCCACATAGCGCCCGGGAACGCATTTGTGCAGGCCCATTTCCACAGGTAGGCTCACGGTACGTGTGGAAGGTGTTTCCCTACACACAGTACCTTAGTGTCAATGCTTCATATTTGTATCATATCTTATTAATCAAGTGTTATTCATTGTTCAAGGTCGGTATGTTTGGTAATCCATTGAATGAATCTTAAAGTGCCAATGTGTACGATGGAGCCACTCCCAGTAAGGAGGCGGGAGACtttcagaataaaaaaacaacgaaaTAACATTATTCTGTCCACTCT belongs to Gadus morhua chromosome 13, gadMor3.0, whole genome shotgun sequence and includes:
- the pusl1 gene encoding tRNA pseudouridine synthase-like 1, producing MHNCARYLIFFQYIGTKYSGVVRSPPHQQQKKGVQNHIEDAVRRLKPVNPVSLSVSSRTDSGVHALSNSAHLDLQRSNDKPPFTDDVLLEALNFHLLSEEIRVTRAQRVPADFHARYRAQSRTYVYRIALGTPHHSQLPLTDHSLCWGLQNTELNVKAMNEAASLLVGTHDFSSFRAVNSDMPFKSPVKTLDLAHIAPGNAFVQAHFHRDIQFWELTFKSKSFLYKQVRRLTGALVAVGQGRLSVAQLRELLEARDTRAYPQGTVAPARGLFLTRVDYNQADLQFPEEGEERGLSPSVNPED